In Mycobacterium sp. Aquia_216, a genomic segment contains:
- a CDS encoding acyl-CoA dehydrogenase family protein yields MLVATVQSFVNRVVKPTVREVEHANAYPSAWIDQMKQIGIFGLAIPESYGGSPVSTPCYVEVTQELSRGWMSLAGAMGGHTVVAKLISLFGTEEQKQNYLPRMATGEVRATMALTEPGGGSDLQNMKTVAVISGEELVINGSKTWISNARRSELIALLCKTDPHAAPRHKGISVALVEHGPGLTVSRDLPKLGYKGVESCELSFDDYRVPVTAILGGEPGKGFGQMMKGLETGRIQVASRALGVATAAFEDALTYAQERESFGLPIWKHQSVGNYLADMATKLAAARQLTRYAAERYDSGQRADMEAGMAKLFASEVAMEIALNAVRIHGGYGYSTEFDVERYFRDAPLMIVGEGTNEIQRNVIAQQLIARGGI; encoded by the coding sequence ATGCTGGTCGCGACGGTCCAGTCCTTCGTCAACCGGGTGGTAAAACCGACGGTGCGTGAGGTCGAGCACGCCAATGCGTACCCGTCGGCGTGGATTGACCAGATGAAGCAGATCGGCATCTTCGGGCTGGCCATCCCCGAGTCCTACGGCGGGTCGCCGGTGTCGACGCCGTGCTATGTCGAGGTCACCCAGGAGCTGTCCCGCGGCTGGATGAGTCTGGCGGGCGCGATGGGCGGACACACCGTGGTCGCCAAGCTGATCTCGCTGTTCGGGACCGAAGAACAGAAGCAGAATTACCTCCCGCGTATGGCGACCGGCGAGGTTCGGGCGACGATGGCGCTGACCGAGCCCGGGGGTGGGTCGGATCTTCAGAACATGAAGACTGTCGCGGTGATCAGCGGTGAGGAGCTGGTCATCAATGGTTCGAAGACATGGATCAGCAACGCCAGACGCTCGGAGCTGATCGCACTGCTGTGCAAGACGGACCCGCACGCCGCACCCCGCCACAAGGGCATATCGGTAGCTTTGGTGGAGCACGGACCGGGCCTCACGGTTTCCCGAGACCTGCCCAAGCTGGGTTACAAAGGTGTGGAATCGTGCGAGCTGAGTTTCGACGACTATCGGGTGCCCGTAACGGCAATCCTGGGTGGAGAACCCGGCAAGGGTTTCGGTCAAATGATGAAAGGCCTTGAGACCGGGCGCATTCAGGTTGCTTCGCGGGCACTAGGGGTAGCCACAGCCGCCTTCGAGGACGCATTAACCTATGCCCAGGAGCGAGAAAGCTTCGGCCTGCCAATCTGGAAACACCAATCCGTAGGAAACTATCTTGCCGACATGGCGACGAAGCTGGCGGCTGCTCGGCAGTTAACCCGTTACGCGGCCGAACGCTACGACAGCGGCCAGCGAGCAGACATGGAGGCCGGCATGGCCAAGCTGTTTGCTTCCGAAGTCGCGATGGAGATCGCGCTCAACGCGGTGCGGATTCACGGCGGCTACGGCTACTCGACTGAGTTCGACGTGGAACGCTATTTCCGCGATGCGCCCCTGATGATTGTCGGGGAGGGAACGAACGAGATTCAGCGCAATGTCATTGCCCAACAACTGATCGCCCGCGGTGGAATCTAG
- a CDS encoding TetR/AcrR family transcriptional regulator, with protein sequence MPAAANEERANAKRRASLMLEIARLFRRRGYHGSAMSDIGEHVGLNKGTLYYYFPSKSDMLYAIYQEAYERLDANIADVPKDLTPEEELVAYLKAIMRTVGAIPDVIAVYFQEHPWLETALTEEQAQIVRAKESEFTDGLRAIIKRGVRTNAFRRVNDQLLAVQLMGMISSLHRWHLAESEASAELVTDMIISYLYEGILPQR encoded by the coding sequence GTGCCAGCTGCGGCGAATGAGGAGCGAGCAAACGCCAAGCGGCGGGCATCACTGATGCTGGAGATCGCGCGTTTGTTCCGACGGCGCGGTTACCACGGATCGGCGATGAGCGACATTGGCGAGCATGTCGGCCTCAATAAGGGCACGCTCTACTACTACTTTCCCTCCAAGTCCGACATGCTCTACGCCATCTATCAGGAAGCGTACGAACGGCTCGACGCAAACATTGCGGATGTACCCAAAGACCTGACCCCGGAGGAAGAACTCGTCGCGTACCTGAAGGCGATTATGCGCACGGTCGGCGCGATTCCGGACGTCATTGCGGTCTACTTCCAGGAACACCCCTGGCTGGAGACAGCGCTCACCGAGGAACAGGCTCAAATCGTCCGAGCCAAGGAGTCCGAGTTTACCGATGGCCTCCGCGCAATCATCAAACGCGGTGTGCGCACCAATGCTTTTCGTCGGGTGAACGACCAACTCCTCGCGGTCCAGTTGATGGGGATGATCTCCTCGCTGCACCGCTGGCATCTCGCGGAGAGCGAAGCGTCCGCCGAACTGGTCACCGACATGATTATCAGCTATCTGTACGAGGGCATTCTTCCGCAGCGCTAG
- a CDS encoding SDR family NAD(P)-dependent oxidoreductase: MLDLETASAIVTGGASGLGEATARRLAELGAHVVILDRNEQAGKELATELAGSFCAADVADTEAVEAAVAVATEAAPLRALVNCAGLSRAMRTVDRKGVPFDFKRFEFVIRVNLLGTFNCIRLAAAEMAKQEPLADGERGAIVNTASVAAFDGQVGQAAYSASKGGIVGMTLPIARDLAALGIRINTIAPGLFDTPIYGQGEAAEDMKKNLTKDVVFPDRLGQAAEFASLATELLTNSYINGETIRIDAATRLGPR, translated from the coding sequence ATGTTAGACCTTGAGACGGCTTCGGCCATCGTCACCGGTGGGGCCTCTGGACTCGGCGAAGCGACCGCGCGCCGGCTGGCTGAGCTTGGTGCGCACGTGGTCATTCTCGACCGCAATGAGCAAGCGGGTAAGGAGCTCGCCACTGAGTTGGCGGGCTCCTTCTGTGCGGCAGATGTCGCAGATACGGAGGCCGTCGAAGCTGCGGTCGCGGTCGCGACCGAGGCGGCGCCGCTGCGCGCGTTGGTCAACTGCGCGGGGCTCAGCAGGGCAATGCGAACGGTCGATCGTAAAGGAGTTCCGTTCGATTTCAAGCGGTTTGAATTCGTGATCCGGGTGAATCTGCTCGGCACATTCAATTGCATACGTCTCGCCGCCGCCGAGATGGCCAAGCAGGAGCCGCTTGCAGATGGAGAACGTGGAGCAATCGTAAACACCGCTTCGGTAGCGGCATTCGACGGTCAAGTCGGACAGGCAGCCTACTCGGCCTCCAAAGGCGGTATCGTCGGTATGACGTTGCCGATCGCCAGAGATCTTGCTGCGCTGGGCATTCGAATTAACACCATTGCTCCCGGTCTTTTCGACACCCCCATCTATGGGCAGGGCGAGGCGGCGGAGGACATGAAGAAGAACCTGACCAAGGATGTCGTCTTCCCTGACCGCTTGGGGCAGGCCGCTGAATTCGCCTCGCTAGCAACGGAGCTGCTCACGAATAGCTACATCAACGGTGAGACGATACGGATCGATGCAGCCACTAGGCTAGGGCCGCGATGA
- a CDS encoding acetyl-CoA C-acyltransferase: protein MVKVVVVDAVRTPFGKRNGGFAGIHSIDLLGAVQRAIFERSGVDPAVVDQVFTGCVAQVGMQALNVGRNAWLAAGLPIQVPAITLDAQCGSSQQATTLGYSAIASGTAEVVLACGVEVMSKIKMGSTVPKEPDVGKPINRSYWAHHEYTSQFEGAERMAEKWGVTRQAADEFGKQSQDRAAAALKSNAFGSQLVAVTAPVLGADGEPTEETATITRDEGVRETTLEKLATLKPTGRKDGVHTAATSSQISDGASAVLMMSEQRAMELGVRPLAEVVDAVIVGTDPVLMLTGPIDATRRILERNHITMNDINLVEINEAFASVVLAWERETKADMALVNPNGGAIALGHPLGATGAALIAKAVHGLVNGDGEQALVTMCCGGGLGTGTLIRRL from the coding sequence ATGGTGAAGGTAGTAGTAGTCGACGCAGTTAGAACCCCGTTCGGGAAGCGCAACGGCGGCTTCGCTGGAATCCATTCCATAGACCTGCTGGGCGCCGTGCAACGGGCGATATTTGAGCGTTCCGGCGTAGATCCTGCGGTCGTCGACCAGGTCTTCACGGGATGTGTCGCTCAGGTGGGCATGCAGGCTCTCAACGTCGGCCGAAATGCCTGGCTCGCAGCGGGCCTCCCGATCCAGGTGCCCGCGATAACACTCGATGCCCAATGTGGTTCGTCGCAACAGGCGACGACGTTGGGCTACTCCGCGATCGCCTCCGGCACCGCAGAAGTCGTTCTCGCGTGTGGTGTCGAGGTGATGAGCAAGATCAAAATGGGTTCGACGGTTCCCAAGGAGCCCGACGTTGGCAAGCCAATCAACAGGAGCTACTGGGCCCATCATGAATACACCAGTCAGTTCGAAGGCGCCGAACGGATGGCCGAGAAGTGGGGAGTCACCCGGCAAGCCGCCGATGAATTCGGCAAGCAGTCACAAGATCGGGCCGCGGCGGCCCTGAAATCCAATGCCTTTGGGAGCCAACTGGTTGCCGTCACCGCTCCAGTGCTGGGGGCCGACGGTGAGCCGACCGAAGAAACGGCCACGATCACTCGGGACGAGGGCGTTCGCGAGACCACGCTCGAAAAGCTGGCAACGCTCAAGCCGACGGGCCGCAAGGACGGCGTCCACACCGCCGCAACGTCGTCGCAGATCTCCGATGGTGCGTCTGCGGTGCTGATGATGTCCGAGCAGCGTGCCATGGAACTAGGCGTGCGGCCGCTCGCGGAGGTCGTGGATGCGGTGATCGTCGGTACGGATCCCGTATTGATGCTGACGGGACCCATCGACGCGACACGACGAATCCTAGAGCGCAACCACATCACGATGAATGACATCAACCTGGTGGAGATCAACGAGGCATTCGCGTCAGTGGTCCTCGCATGGGAGCGTGAAACCAAGGCGGACATGGCGCTGGTCAATCCCAACGGTGGAGCGATCGCGCTGGGACATCCGCTGGGAGCGACCGGAGCTGCGCTCATCGCCAAGGCCGTTCACGGCCTAGTCAACGGAGACGGCGAGCAGGCGCTCGTGACGATGTGCTGCGGCGGAGGGCTCGGCACCGGGACGTTGATCCGACGGTTATGA
- a CDS encoding crotonase/enoyl-CoA hydratase family protein, with protein MNAIEAPPVLVERRDRVLVIALNRPDARNAINSAMTTILIDAIRALDSDAGLSVGVITGSGKGFCSGMDLKEFASQGTPKGLDMLLREGARKPLIAAVDGFCLAGGLELALICDIVVASERSRFGIPETQVGLFAAGGGVIRLPRRMPYGAAARMAFSAQPIGAEEAARIGLVTQLVADGEVVAEALKLADNIARNAPLALAASKAVLQAAAGGLTEDDLWTMQLPLIKQVFKSQDAKEGPRSFAEKRAPVWQGV; from the coding sequence ATGAACGCTATCGAAGCTCCTCCCGTGCTCGTCGAACGCCGGGATCGTGTTCTGGTCATTGCACTCAATCGGCCCGATGCGCGCAACGCCATCAACAGTGCGATGACGACGATCCTCATCGACGCTATCCGGGCGCTAGACAGCGATGCCGGTCTGTCGGTGGGCGTTATCACGGGCTCGGGCAAGGGTTTCTGCTCGGGCATGGACCTGAAGGAGTTCGCGTCCCAAGGCACGCCAAAGGGCCTGGACATGTTGCTCAGGGAAGGGGCCCGAAAGCCGCTGATCGCAGCGGTGGACGGCTTTTGCCTTGCGGGCGGCCTGGAATTGGCGCTTATCTGCGACATCGTCGTAGCCTCCGAGCGATCGCGGTTCGGGATTCCCGAGACCCAGGTGGGATTGTTCGCAGCGGGCGGTGGTGTGATCAGGCTGCCCCGCCGAATGCCCTATGGCGCGGCGGCACGAATGGCCTTCTCCGCACAACCCATCGGAGCGGAGGAAGCCGCTCGAATAGGATTGGTAACCCAGCTCGTCGCGGACGGCGAAGTCGTCGCCGAAGCGTTGAAACTTGCTGACAACATTGCCCGTAACGCGCCGCTGGCACTGGCGGCGTCGAAGGCCGTGCTGCAGGCGGCCGCAGGCGGGCTCACCGAAGACGACCTGTGGACCATGCAGCTACCTCTCATCAAGCAGGTCTTCAAGTCGCAGGACGCCAAGGAGGGCCCACGTTCATTCGCCGAGAAGCGCGCCCCCGTGTGGCAGGGTGTCTGA
- a CDS encoding MarR family winged helix-turn-helix transcriptional regulator, translating into MTASDHELDAPPWRRVDGTIMSTARAVRKAYDRALGDLGLTLPEASLLAYLAESEPPTQTQLAERLGGGKAALGSRVDRLETLGAIQRRPHDTDRRVWLIHLTDKGNEYVNAINEIDRRLREQLRRGISREERQQLAQTLTRLQSNLVAMLES; encoded by the coding sequence ATGACGGCATCGGACCACGAACTCGATGCGCCGCCGTGGCGACGGGTCGATGGAACGATCATGTCGACGGCACGTGCGGTTCGGAAGGCGTATGACCGCGCGCTTGGAGATCTTGGGTTGACCCTGCCGGAAGCCAGCCTGCTCGCTTACCTTGCCGAGAGTGAGCCCCCGACTCAGACACAACTCGCCGAACGTCTCGGCGGGGGCAAGGCCGCGCTGGGGAGCCGGGTAGATCGTTTGGAGACCTTGGGCGCCATTCAACGGCGGCCCCATGACACCGATCGTCGAGTGTGGCTCATTCACCTCACCGACAAAGGCAACGAGTATGTCAACGCCATCAACGAGATAGATCGACGGCTGAGGGAACAACTGCGGCGCGGAATCAGCCGTGAGGAGCGGCAGCAGCTAGCTCAGACCTTGACGCGACTGCAGTCGAATCTTGTGGCGATGCTGGAGTCGTGA
- a CDS encoding acyl-CoA dehydrogenase family protein, which translates to MYRQAVRRFVETVVAPQREALEFEGLPPYDVLRQFYKEFGVGESALERFEASMSGGPRPPRHAAEKLIPLVEFARCSPGLAVALGTSIDLTAGAILRAGSPEQKRRWVPDLLTLKKIGAWAITEPESGSDAYGAMRSTARPIAGGWLLNGSKTFISNGPYADTLVFICKLDDGTDADQRRRQIVTFVLDRGMSGLSQSKPLRKMGQHSSPTGELQLEDVFVAEDRLLAGPADSGKKTEKKDKGSSGANATFAMERASIAATALGIIERCQELSVDYARTRVQFGHPIGDYQLIQLKLAKMEVARLNVENLLLQYMSMADAGVKPSLAEASAVKLYAAQAAMEVSLEAVQVFGGNGYMAENHVEQLCRDAKVLQIYGGTDEIQVRTIARDLIVRGG; encoded by the coding sequence ATGTACCGGCAAGCGGTTCGCCGGTTCGTTGAGACGGTAGTGGCGCCCCAACGGGAGGCCCTGGAGTTCGAGGGACTCCCGCCCTACGACGTCCTTCGGCAGTTCTACAAGGAATTCGGGGTCGGCGAATCGGCGCTCGAACGTTTCGAGGCATCCATGTCGGGTGGTCCGCGGCCCCCGCGACACGCGGCCGAGAAGCTGATTCCACTCGTCGAGTTCGCGCGGTGTAGTCCGGGCTTGGCGGTGGCACTGGGAACCAGCATCGACCTCACCGCCGGAGCCATATTGCGTGCTGGATCGCCCGAACAGAAGCGACGGTGGGTGCCAGATCTGCTGACGCTCAAAAAGATTGGTGCTTGGGCTATTACCGAGCCGGAATCGGGCTCCGACGCGTATGGCGCAATGCGTTCCACCGCGCGGCCTATCGCGGGCGGATGGCTGTTGAACGGTAGTAAGACGTTCATCAGCAATGGGCCTTACGCAGACACGCTGGTCTTTATCTGCAAGCTTGACGACGGCACAGACGCCGACCAACGCAGACGCCAGATTGTGACTTTCGTTCTCGACCGCGGTATGTCGGGCTTGTCGCAGAGCAAACCGCTGCGCAAGATGGGTCAACACTCGTCGCCCACGGGCGAGTTGCAGCTCGAGGACGTTTTCGTCGCAGAGGATCGGCTACTGGCGGGACCGGCGGACAGCGGAAAGAAGACGGAGAAGAAGGACAAGGGCAGCTCCGGCGCAAATGCCACGTTCGCGATGGAGCGTGCGAGTATTGCGGCGACCGCGCTGGGAATCATCGAACGGTGCCAAGAGCTCTCGGTAGATTACGCGCGCACGCGCGTTCAATTTGGTCACCCGATCGGCGATTATCAGCTGATTCAGTTGAAACTGGCCAAGATGGAAGTGGCTCGGTTGAACGTCGAGAACCTGCTGCTGCAGTACATGTCCATGGCCGACGCCGGCGTCAAGCCCTCCCTTGCTGAAGCGTCGGCGGTGAAGCTGTACGCGGCTCAGGCGGCGATGGAAGTCAGTCTCGAGGCTGTGCAGGTCTTCGGCGGCAACGGGTACATGGCGGAGAATCACGTCGAGCAACTATGTCGCGATGCAAAGGTCCTCCAGATCTACGGGGGCACCGATGAGATTCAGGTGCGCACGATTGCGCGAGATTTGATTGTGCGCGGCGGGTGA
- a CDS encoding enoyl-CoA hydratase, with translation MDVASDLLVTQDDAILRLTLNRPKSLNSAGAQMLRAAYEALDAASADASVRAILITGAGRAFCAGADIGGKGETGEVLAAANRLVVTIRTLAKPVIAAVNGPAVGVGASIALACDVAVVAESAYFLLAFTNIGLMPDGGATALIPAAIGRAKAMRMALLAEKIHARTAEAWGLVSHVVDSARFDEEVGRLCRKLAGGPTLAYAATKRAINDATLDQLAAAIERETAGQTKLQHSQDFREGVRAFREKRSATFQGE, from the coding sequence ATGGACGTTGCTTCTGATCTTTTGGTCACGCAGGACGACGCCATCCTGCGACTAACGCTGAACAGACCGAAATCTCTGAATTCGGCTGGTGCACAGATGCTCCGGGCGGCATACGAGGCGTTGGATGCCGCGTCAGCCGACGCCAGCGTCAGGGCAATCCTGATCACCGGAGCGGGCCGTGCCTTCTGCGCCGGCGCCGACATCGGTGGTAAGGGAGAAACCGGCGAAGTGCTTGCCGCTGCTAACCGCCTTGTGGTAACGATCCGTACACTTGCGAAGCCTGTCATCGCTGCAGTCAACGGCCCGGCCGTTGGTGTCGGGGCCTCGATCGCGCTCGCGTGTGACGTGGCGGTGGTGGCGGAATCAGCGTACTTCTTACTCGCGTTCACCAACATTGGGCTGATGCCCGACGGCGGCGCGACCGCGCTCATTCCCGCAGCGATTGGCCGCGCAAAGGCAATGAGAATGGCCCTACTTGCCGAAAAGATTCACGCGAGGACGGCGGAAGCATGGGGTCTCGTCAGCCACGTCGTCGACAGTGCCCGGTTCGATGAAGAGGTCGGTCGACTATGCCGCAAACTCGCCGGTGGACCTACGCTGGCCTACGCCGCAACCAAACGAGCGATAAACGACGCCACGCTCGACCAGCTAGCAGCGGCTATAGAACGGGAAACTGCGGGACAAACCAAGCTGCAACACAGTCAGGACTTTCGCGAAGGTGTGCGTGCATTTCGCGAGAAAAGGTCGGCGACTTTCCAAGGTGAATGA
- a CDS encoding AMP-binding protein, translating to MGDSTWLSYGDVHLKSAALAGALAELGIAKNDRVAIVLPNRTEYLLAFFALGQLGAIHIPVNPYLKGDFLFHQLSDSGAKALIGDAPALDHVNGMLDRLPGLGILISVDEGSASTGSMLSFRDLLSGERRAPAVPISQSDLLAVMYTSGTTGMPKGCCLSHGYYTAMLWPWYQNGWLREGDRTLTAMPLFHIGGQGIALMPVLMAGNSIAYLEHFSASGFVQAARKTNASVVFGVGPMGMAVLATPESEADHNHSLRLGVFVPMPPDAQRQLSTRFGIEVISETYGQTECQPITSSPISRPASKLASMGKPVSALDVELHDEDGSRVPMGSVGEIVIRPRERDVMFQGYWNNPKATVEASRDLWHHTGDLARADEDGYLYFVDRKKDAMRRRGENISSAEVEAALLRHPKIAAIAVHAVPSPLGEDDVKAVIVCEAAATFEPEELHEFFRSALPYFAVPRYVDFVEALPVTPTGRVQKHVLRAKDNSAAWDFERLGLAIDKVDRRR from the coding sequence GTGGGTGACTCGACCTGGCTTAGCTACGGGGATGTCCACCTGAAGTCCGCCGCCCTGGCCGGGGCCTTGGCCGAGCTGGGCATCGCGAAGAACGACCGGGTAGCCATCGTGCTGCCCAATCGAACTGAGTACTTGCTCGCGTTCTTTGCGCTCGGCCAGCTGGGAGCGATCCACATCCCCGTCAACCCGTACCTCAAGGGCGACTTCTTGTTCCATCAACTCTCCGATTCGGGCGCCAAGGCCCTGATCGGTGACGCCCCCGCGCTGGACCACGTCAACGGGATGCTCGACCGCTTGCCCGGCCTGGGCATCCTCATATCGGTCGACGAGGGCTCTGCGTCGACCGGTTCGATGTTGTCCTTCCGGGATCTTCTCTCGGGAGAACGTCGCGCACCAGCAGTACCGATCAGCCAATCCGACCTTCTCGCAGTGATGTACACCTCGGGAACAACTGGAATGCCGAAGGGATGTTGCCTCAGTCACGGGTACTACACCGCCATGCTGTGGCCCTGGTATCAAAATGGTTGGCTGCGAGAGGGCGATCGCACTCTGACTGCGATGCCGCTCTTCCATATCGGAGGGCAGGGCATCGCCCTGATGCCGGTGCTGATGGCAGGCAATTCGATCGCCTACCTCGAGCACTTTAGTGCTAGCGGCTTCGTCCAGGCTGCACGAAAGACCAACGCTTCGGTGGTGTTTGGAGTCGGACCGATGGGCATGGCGGTCTTGGCAACGCCTGAGTCCGAAGCCGACCACAACCATTCGCTGCGGTTGGGAGTGTTCGTTCCGATGCCGCCGGACGCCCAGCGACAGCTGTCGACTCGCTTTGGAATCGAGGTCATCAGCGAAACCTACGGCCAAACCGAATGCCAACCCATAACTAGCTCACCGATTTCTCGCCCGGCCTCCAAGCTCGCCAGCATGGGCAAACCGGTCAGTGCCCTCGACGTCGAACTTCACGACGAGGACGGTAGTCGAGTACCCATGGGCAGCGTCGGAGAGATCGTCATCCGCCCGCGCGAGCGCGACGTGATGTTTCAGGGCTACTGGAACAACCCCAAGGCGACCGTAGAGGCATCCCGGGACTTGTGGCATCACACCGGCGACCTTGCACGGGCCGATGAGGACGGATACCTGTATTTCGTCGACCGCAAAAAGGACGCTATGCGTCGCAGAGGAGAAAACATCTCCTCTGCCGAGGTCGAGGCGGCGCTACTGCGCCATCCAAAGATCGCCGCTATCGCCGTGCATGCCGTCCCATCACCATTGGGGGAAGATGACGTCAAGGCGGTTATCGTGTGCGAAGCTGCTGCAACGTTCGAACCCGAAGAGCTCCACGAGTTTTTCCGATCGGCCCTTCCTTACTTCGCCGTTCCACGCTACGTCGATTTCGTCGAAGCACTTCCCGTAACGCCAACGGGCAGAGTCCAAAAGCACGTCCTTCGCGCCAAAGATAACTCGGCCGCATGGGATTTCGAACGCCTAGGCCTCGCTATCGACAAAGTTGACCGGCGGCGATGA
- a CDS encoding NAD(P)H-dependent flavin oxidoreductase, with the protein MGLSTKFTEVFGIEHPVVQGGMQWVGRAELVAAVANAGALGFLTALTQPTPVELANEIAKTRALTDKPFDVNLTILPTINPPPYDEYRQTIVDAGVKIVETAGSNPGPHLPMLHDNGVKVLHKCTSVRHAEKAQSLGAEGINMGSRFMCTVESFIHQNVKEAIVSGTELDTELIFRPLRNTAQVASNAVSREVVEILDRGGQFVDVKELVAGARGRTVYREGDLDAGIWSVGTSMGLINDIPTVGNLVSRIIAEAEDLIRYRLLATINDSPNSTPNQPKSNLSPTTNQSEAPCSPRT; encoded by the coding sequence ATGGGATTGTCGACAAAGTTCACCGAGGTCTTCGGTATTGAACACCCCGTCGTGCAGGGCGGAATGCAGTGGGTGGGTCGCGCCGAACTGGTCGCCGCGGTCGCCAATGCCGGCGCCCTGGGCTTTCTGACTGCATTGACCCAGCCCACCCCCGTCGAACTGGCCAACGAAATCGCCAAAACACGTGCGCTGACGGACAAGCCGTTCGACGTGAACCTCACAATCCTACCCACCATCAATCCCCCTCCCTATGACGAATATCGACAGACGATCGTCGACGCTGGAGTCAAGATCGTCGAGACGGCCGGTTCCAATCCCGGACCGCACCTCCCGATGCTCCACGACAACGGAGTCAAGGTTCTTCACAAGTGCACCTCGGTGCGGCACGCCGAGAAGGCGCAGAGCCTTGGCGCCGAGGGCATCAACATGGGATCGCGATTCATGTGCACAGTCGAATCGTTCATCCATCAGAACGTCAAGGAAGCTATCGTCAGCGGCACTGAGCTCGATACCGAGCTGATCTTCCGGCCGCTGCGCAACACCGCTCAGGTTGCCAGCAACGCAGTCTCCCGAGAGGTCGTGGAAATCCTGGACCGCGGAGGGCAATTCGTCGACGTCAAAGAACTGGTTGCCGGTGCTCGCGGCCGCACCGTCTACCGCGAAGGCGATCTCGACGCCGGAATCTGGTCGGTGGGGACGTCGATGGGGCTTATCAACGACATCCCCACGGTGGGGAACCTCGTCTCGCGGATCATTGCCGAAGCCGAAGATCTGATCAGGTATCGACTGCTCGCAACGATCAATGACTCACCGAATTCCACACCAAACCAACCAAAGTCAAACCTGAGCCCAACGACCAACCAATCGGAGGCGCCGTGCTCGCCGCGTACATAG
- a CDS encoding zinc-binding dehydrogenase — MLAAYIDSFEPTDPAKAIRVGERPDPPPPDNDWAVVHVRASSVNRHDVFTAAGGVIGAKSLPRILGMDAAGVDGDGREVLIYNLINSPDWSGDPLVDPALDGLSEGVDGCFAEMVRVPRRNLIDKPAGMSFEAAACLPTAWLTAYRMLFVTADLRPGDLVLVQGAAGGVAAALIMLGKAAGLRMWATSREDDRRILALDYGAEQVFATGTRLPERVDAVMDTVGQPTWDHSIKSVRRGGTIVVGGGTAGYKAETDLARVFVNNLRILGSTMGTHQELERLVKFVSDSGLQPPVSDSVPLADAVEAIRIVQEGRAKGKVILVP, encoded by the coding sequence GTGCTCGCCGCGTACATAGATTCGTTCGAGCCCACCGATCCGGCAAAGGCAATCAGGGTTGGTGAGCGACCCGATCCCCCACCCCCGGACAACGATTGGGCAGTCGTCCATGTCCGCGCCAGCAGTGTCAACCGGCACGACGTCTTTACCGCAGCCGGTGGCGTCATTGGTGCGAAGTCGCTTCCGCGCATCCTGGGAATGGATGCTGCCGGTGTCGACGGGGATGGCCGCGAAGTACTGATCTACAACTTGATCAACTCACCCGATTGGTCCGGTGATCCGCTGGTCGACCCGGCACTGGACGGACTGTCCGAGGGCGTCGACGGTTGCTTCGCCGAGATGGTCCGCGTGCCGCGCAGAAATCTCATCGACAAACCCGCCGGGATGAGTTTCGAGGCAGCGGCCTGCCTGCCGACCGCATGGTTAACGGCATACCGGATGCTGTTCGTCACGGCCGACCTCCGACCGGGCGATCTGGTGCTGGTCCAGGGGGCCGCCGGCGGCGTGGCGGCGGCCCTGATCATGCTCGGAAAAGCTGCAGGCCTGCGGATGTGGGCGACCAGCCGCGAAGATGATCGCCGCATCCTTGCCTTGGACTACGGCGCCGAGCAGGTGTTCGCGACCGGCACGAGGTTGCCGGAGCGCGTCGACGCCGTCATGGATACGGTCGGCCAGCCGACGTGGGACCACTCGATTAAGAGCGTGCGAAGGGGCGGGACCATCGTGGTCGGCGGCGGGACGGCCGGCTACAAGGCGGAAACTGATCTCGCTCGCGTATTCGTCAACAATCTTCGAATTCTAGGATCCACGATGGGGACTCACCAAGAACTGGAGCGTCTCGTAAAGTTCGTCTCCGACAGTGGTTTACAACCACCCGTTTCGGATTCGGTGCCGTTGGCTGACGCGGTTGAGGCAATTCGTATCGTTCAGGAGGGCAGGGCCAAGGGAAAAGTGATTCTCGTCCCTTAG